One window from the genome of Gemmatimonadota bacterium encodes:
- a CDS encoding ATP-grasp domain-containing protein: protein MPAENPSKRLLLLMPTTTYRADPFLEAARRLNLEVVVGSDFCQVLAAEWDIPLSLRLRYVSQAVDEIVDYAGEHPLDAIVPVDDYTTEIAARACKVLGLPHNTPEAAIAARNKFRMREMLSAAGVWCPPFARFDLSVPVEEIALEQRYPCVLKPILLSGSRGVIRADSPDGFIEAFRRIGRILEGMSDRPPSLDPDAHRIMVESYIPGQEVALEGLLNGGRLRVLSLFDKPDLLEGPFFEETIYVTPSRLPEETQQVAFDAVQRASTAVGLTEGPVHAELRVHHGEARIIEIAGRSIGGLCSRVLEYGLGVSLEELILRHALGQHVDGVGRKAQGRGGTDRGTDSEPKGMDDSGNKPGAAGVMMLPVPEGGLFQGFDGVEEAKKTPGVEDVVVTAKEGDMLTPLPEGAGYPGFIFAKGDEPCQVEQVLRKAHGRLRMRVKTVLAT, encoded by the coding sequence ATGCCAGCAGAAAACCCGTCCAAAAGACTGCTTCTCCTGATGCCGACGACGACCTATCGCGCGGATCCGTTTCTGGAAGCGGCGCGCCGCCTGAACCTTGAGGTCGTCGTGGGATCGGACTTCTGCCAGGTGCTGGCTGCGGAGTGGGACATCCCGCTTTCGCTCAGGCTCCGGTACGTGTCGCAGGCCGTGGATGAAATTGTGGACTACGCCGGTGAACATCCCCTCGATGCCATCGTGCCCGTAGACGACTATACCACCGAAATCGCCGCCCGGGCGTGTAAGGTCCTCGGCCTTCCGCACAACACGCCCGAAGCAGCCATCGCCGCGCGCAACAAGTTCCGCATGCGTGAAATGCTCTCGGCCGCGGGGGTATGGTGCCCCCCTTTCGCCCGGTTCGACCTTTCGGTCCCCGTCGAGGAAATCGCACTCGAACAGCGTTATCCATGTGTACTCAAGCCCATCCTGCTATCGGGCAGCCGGGGCGTAATCCGGGCCGACTCGCCAGACGGCTTCATCGAAGCGTTCCGCAGGATAGGCCGCATACTCGAAGGCATGTCGGACCGGCCGCCGAGTCTTGATCCCGATGCCCACCGCATCATGGTGGAGTCCTATATACCCGGGCAGGAGGTAGCCCTGGAGGGCCTGTTGAACGGCGGCCGCCTGCGTGTGCTCTCCCTGTTCGACAAGCCCGATCTCCTGGAGGGACCCTTTTTCGAAGAGACGATCTATGTTACGCCTTCGCGCTTGCCCGAAGAGACGCAACAAGTCGCTTTCGATGCCGTCCAGCGGGCTTCCACGGCCGTGGGACTCACGGAGGGACCGGTCCATGCCGAATTGCGGGTCCACCACGGCGAGGCCCGGATCATCGAGATCGCGGGCCGGTCCATCGGCGGCCTCTGCTCCCGCGTTTTGGAATACGGACTGGGGGTGTCCCTGGAGGAACTTATACTGCGCCACGCCCTGGGGCAACACGTGGACGGCGTCGGCCGCAAGGCGCAGGGCCGCGGCGGCACAGATCGCGGGACGGATAGCGAGCCGAAGGGAATGGACGACTCTGGGAACAAACCGGGGGCCGCGGGCGTGATGATGCTGCCGGTGCCGGAAGGCGGATTGTTCCAGGGATTCGACGGCGTCGAGGAGGCGAAGAAGACCCCGGGCGTGGAGGACGTGGTCGTCACCGCGAAGGAAGGCGACATGCTGACCCCGTTGCCGGAAGGGGCCGGCTACCCCGGTTTCATATTCGCCAAAGGGGATGAACCGTGCCAGGTCGAGCAGGTCCTTCGAAAGGCTCATGGCAGGCTTCGGATGCGCGTCAAGACGGTCCTGGCCACGTAG
- a CDS encoding HU family DNA-binding protein yields the protein MNRTELAGKVADATGLSKAQADAAVAAALDAIKSSLSDGDSVTLIGFGTFSVSNRAARQGRNPGTGESITIAARNVAKFTAGKALKDAIG from the coding sequence ATGAATCGCACAGAATTGGCCGGTAAGGTTGCGGATGCTACTGGGTTGTCCAAAGCGCAAGCCGACGCCGCAGTCGCCGCAGCACTCGACGCCATAAAGAGCAGTCTGAGCGACGGCGATTCCGTCACGCTGATCGGTTTCGGCACGTTCAGCGTATCGAACCGCGCTGCTCGCCAGGGGCGAAATCCCGGTACGGGCGAGTCCATTACGATCGCGGCGAGAAACGTGGCCAAGTTTACGGCAGGCAAGGCTCTAAAGGACGCCATAGGCTAA